A portion of the Candidatus Krumholzibacteriota bacterium genome contains these proteins:
- a CDS encoding ABC transporter ATP-binding protein, with amino-acid sequence MNISINGLNMVYKGGKRALDDVNLEIGSGMFGLLGPNGAGKTTLIRILVTLMKASSGNISFGSLDILRNRREIRSMLGYLPQDFRFFSKLKTWEFLDYVASLAGLKNKATRTRAVDEMLEQVGLFDVRDRQANKLSGGMKRRLGIAQALIGDPKIIVVDEPTTGLDPEERIRFRNLIADMGHRNVTIILSTHIVGDISSTCHNMALLDGGRVVFRGAPTELITMTRGHVWRIEAVESELEDIKSRYSVISTFPSTNGWEVDVVGKELDGYPGTEIDPNLEHAYVYFMEHNTTKNN; translated from the coding sequence ATGAATATCTCCATAAACGGACTGAACATGGTCTACAAGGGAGGGAAACGGGCGCTGGACGACGTGAATCTGGAGATAGGGAGTGGAATGTTCGGCCTGCTCGGACCTAATGGCGCTGGAAAGACCACTCTGATCCGGATTCTCGTGACACTGATGAAAGCCTCATCGGGAAATATCAGTTTCGGCAGTCTCGACATCCTCAGAAACAGGCGGGAGATCAGAAGCATGCTCGGTTATCTTCCGCAGGATTTCAGATTCTTTTCAAAACTCAAGACATGGGAATTCCTCGATTACGTGGCGAGCCTGGCCGGACTGAAGAATAAGGCCACAAGGACCCGGGCGGTAGATGAGATGCTCGAACAGGTAGGACTCTTCGATGTCAGGGACCGGCAGGCAAACAAACTCTCGGGTGGAATGAAGCGCAGGCTCGGTATAGCGCAGGCCCTGATAGGAGATCCAAAGATCATAGTAGTCGACGAACCGACGACGGGTCTCGATCCGGAAGAGAGAATAAGGTTCAGGAACCTGATAGCCGATATGGGCCACCGGAACGTGACTATCATCCTGTCGACCCATATTGTCGGAGATATCTCAAGCACATGCCATAACATGGCCCTTCTCGACGGAGGCAGGGTCGTTTTTCGCGGAGCTCCCACTGAACTGATAACGATGACCAGGGGGCACGTATGGCGGATCGAAGCTGTAGAAAGCGAACTCGAGGATATTAAAAGCAGATATTCGGTGATCTCGACCTTTCCTTCCACCAACGGATGGGAAGTCGACGTGGTGGGAAAAGAGCTCGACGGTTATCCCGGAACGGAGATCGATCCGAATCTCGAACACGCGTATGTTTATTTCATGGAGCATAACACTACGAAGAATAACTGA
- a CDS encoding potassium transporter, which produces MRSSIAKMIRIQVQRMRPGSLVIISFLIAAFSGALLLAMPISSTGDSLPVVDALFTSTSAICVTGLIVVDTGSQFTIFGKGVILLLIQLGGLGVMTFSVFLFLFLGKSLGIRERWIVTETFTPAPIRDVRKLISSIFIFTFIAEGLGALSLFLFWYNDLGFSHAVRKAVFHSVSAFCNAGFSTYRTSFIDFRTSAWLNTTIILLIIAGGLGFPVIYEFRNRIRYRREHRRVPVSLHTKMVLSTTAVLILTGWVLIFIFEMGGELSSLSIKGKLFAALFQSVTARTAGFNTLDIPLMGPAALFVIVMLMFAGASPGSCGGGIKTTSVAVFFAILKDKFRGRHVISMFRRTIPDDMIARTLSIFFLAVLVVTAGLILLLVTEMDSMRSGSEFFLAYLFEAVSAFATVGLSMGITSALTAGGKIVLIVLMLLGRVGLLTVAYVITRQEHGRLFKYVEERVMIG; this is translated from the coding sequence TTGAGATCTTCTATCGCAAAGATGATCAGGATCCAGGTGCAGAGGATGCGTCCGGGATCGCTAGTCATAATAAGCTTCCTGATCGCCGCGTTTAGTGGAGCGCTACTTCTGGCGATGCCGATATCATCGACTGGAGATTCCCTTCCTGTTGTCGACGCTCTATTTACATCTACTTCAGCTATATGCGTCACCGGGCTCATCGTCGTCGATACGGGCAGTCAGTTCACCATTTTCGGGAAAGGTGTCATCCTGCTGTTGATCCAGCTTGGAGGACTCGGTGTAATGACTTTTTCGGTTTTTCTCTTCCTTTTTCTCGGCAAGAGCCTGGGGATCCGCGAGAGATGGATAGTGACTGAGACTTTCACTCCGGCCCCGATACGCGACGTGCGAAAACTGATCAGTTCGATATTTATCTTCACCTTCATAGCAGAGGGGCTGGGAGCGCTTTCACTTTTTCTCTTCTGGTATAACGATCTCGGATTTTCCCATGCCGTTCGAAAAGCAGTCTTTCATTCCGTTTCTGCTTTCTGCAACGCCGGGTTTTCGACATACAGGACCAGTTTCATCGATTTCAGGACGAGCGCGTGGCTGAATACGACGATAATACTTCTGATAATAGCCGGTGGCCTCGGTTTTCCAGTGATCTACGAATTCAGGAACAGGATAAGGTACCGCAGGGAGCACAGGCGGGTCCCGGTCTCATTGCACACCAAGATGGTACTTTCGACGACGGCAGTGCTTATTTTGACGGGATGGGTCCTGATATTCATTTTCGAAATGGGCGGGGAACTCTCGTCACTTTCCATCAAGGGAAAGCTTTTCGCGGCTCTTTTTCAATCGGTGACGGCAAGAACGGCCGGTTTCAACACTCTTGATATCCCCCTTATGGGACCGGCGGCTCTTTTCGTGATCGTGATGCTGATGTTCGCGGGAGCCAGCCCCGGATCGTGCGGGGGAGGGATCAAGACGACATCCGTCGCGGTCTTCTTTGCGATCCTGAAGGACAAATTCCGGGGGCGCCATGTGATAAGCATGTTCAGGCGGACGATCCCGGATGATATGATTGCGAGGACGCTTTCGATTTTTTTCCTCGCGGTACTGGTCGTTACGGCCGGGCTGATACTGCTTCTGGTGACGGAGATGGATTCGATGAGATCGGGGAGTGAATTTTTCCTCGCCTATCTGTTTGAAGCAGTATCGGCTTTCGCGACTGTGGGCCTTTCCATGGGGATAACCTCAGCATTGACGGCGGGTGGAAAGATCGTACTGATAGTACTGATGCTACTGGGAAGAGTCGGACTTCTCACGGTAGCTTACGTAATAACAAGACAGGAACACGGCAGGCTATTCAAATATGTGGAAGAAAGGGTTATGATCGGATGA
- a CDS encoding ChaN family lipoprotein — protein sequence MIDRKHIEKEIDVQEKIVSGLKKEIFGSDKSSSSSYIREFQSEFAGYRKIVGTDEIISRALASDIVYFGDYHPLDDSQEWVLFLVREMKKKGADVVLALEMLYEYQQESLDRWMKGKYSEKEFLRVINYDSEWGFDWESYRRIFEMAKEPFVPLFGIDYEPRDQLRFIKRRDRMMARKILSIRQFFPGHTVVVMAGESHLASSHLPDELRKISEGKLRELVIVQNIDDIYWDLLREGREEATAVMVARNRYCVFTASPLVKYQSYRDIIEKWSDQPVSEAVSGSLKEMVDNISAILLGKGEALEVEISRDWVEPVESVFPEIHFRKTYKSFSTLLRSKKVSLGGLLAVKQDLRRTGLSYFPALNIFLMLHFNRMSAAVEASRFVVYAMRGELGMSGRIRRSIEDRFYAFVIEEALAWAGARIINPRIGAASADDLLGRIDEAGEVSRPLDGFSIGQTRDIAAMLKYHFKWEREWKKGSRVTCKLGEIHRLEIRKRLFIIKTLGRTLGDAIHKGYREGKIRRRELLRLFRDNFSHKGSGIKTYMRWVEKTSPQRDFRSGGKEAG from the coding sequence ATGATAGACAGGAAACATATCGAAAAAGAGATCGATGTCCAGGAAAAGATAGTGTCCGGTCTTAAAAAAGAGATATTCGGTTCGGATAAGTCATCCAGTTCAAGTTATATACGCGAGTTTCAGTCTGAGTTCGCCGGTTACAGAAAGATCGTCGGCACTGATGAGATTATCTCAAGGGCCCTTGCCAGCGATATAGTCTACTTCGGCGATTACCACCCTCTCGATGACAGCCAGGAGTGGGTCCTTTTTCTTGTCAGGGAAATGAAAAAAAAGGGAGCCGATGTAGTCCTTGCCCTCGAGATGCTCTATGAATATCAGCAGGAATCGCTCGACAGGTGGATGAAGGGAAAATACAGCGAAAAGGAATTCCTCAGGGTGATCAATTACGATTCGGAGTGGGGGTTCGACTGGGAGAGTTACAGGCGGATATTCGAGATGGCGAAAGAACCCTTCGTCCCTCTTTTCGGGATTGATTATGAACCCCGGGACCAGCTGAGATTCATAAAACGGCGCGACAGGATGATGGCGCGCAAGATACTATCGATAAGACAGTTTTTCCCTGGCCATACTGTAGTCGTAATGGCCGGCGAATCGCACCTCGCTTCATCTCACCTGCCCGACGAGTTGAGGAAGATCTCTGAGGGGAAGCTCAGGGAACTGGTAATAGTACAGAATATTGACGATATATACTGGGATCTTCTTCGCGAAGGACGCGAGGAAGCCACCGCGGTGATGGTCGCAAGGAACAGGTATTGCGTCTTTACCGCCTCCCCGCTTGTCAAGTACCAGTCGTACAGGGATATAATAGAGAAGTGGAGCGATCAGCCGGTCTCCGAAGCTGTGTCGGGTTCGCTGAAAGAGATGGTCGATAATATTTCCGCGATCCTGCTGGGAAAGGGAGAAGCTCTCGAGGTGGAGATCTCCCGGGACTGGGTCGAACCGGTAGAATCGGTCTTTCCCGAGATCCACTTCAGAAAGACTTATAAATCCTTTTCGACTCTTCTCAGGTCGAAAAAGGTCAGCCTTGGAGGACTTCTTGCCGTCAAGCAGGATCTGCGAAGGACCGGTCTGAGCTATTTTCCCGCCTTGAATATATTTTTAATGCTTCATTTCAACCGGATGAGCGCCGCCGTCGAGGCATCGAGGTTTGTCGTCTACGCTATGAGGGGCGAACTGGGAATGTCAGGCAGGATAAGGAGGAGTATAGAGGACAGGTTCTACGCTTTCGTCATAGAGGAGGCTCTTGCCTGGGCTGGCGCGAGGATCATCAATCCAAGGATCGGCGCGGCCTCAGCCGACGATCTTCTCGGCAGGATAGATGAGGCGGGAGAGGTCTCACGGCCGTTGGACGGTTTTTCCATCGGACAGACGCGGGATATCGCGGCGATGTTGAAATACCATTTCAAATGGGAGAGGGAATGGAAGAAGGGGAGCAGGGTCACCTGCAAGCTTGGTGAGATCCACAGGCTCGAGATAAGAAAAAGGCTTTTTATAATCAAGACTCTTGGAAGGACTCTCGGTGATGCGATCCATAAGGGTTATCGCGAGGGGAAGATAAGGCGCAGGGAACTTCTAAGACTTTTCAGGGATAATTTTTCACATAAAGGATCAGGGATCAAGACCTACATGCGATGGGTCGAAAAAACTTCTCCTCAAAGGGATTTTCGATCAGGCGGGAAAGAGGCCGGGTAG
- a CDS encoding TrkA family potassium uptake protein, with amino-acid sequence MAGKYTVIGLGNFGFHVTRTLFEDGQDVMGLDIDEERVMAIRPYSTQAIVGDATQKEMIKTLGLEEMDAVVVGMGGRTEAATLITLYLREIGVKRIIVKATNQDHGKILTAVGATDIIHPEKDIAIKIAKNLSSPDILDFFPMSEDYMIAEIAPVNSFVGKSLAELQLRSKFNINIIGIKELVPENFVLVPAADFVIKHSDILLVTGKRTDIKKLEEMRE; translated from the coding sequence ATGGCTGGAAAATATACAGTGATAGGATTGGGGAATTTTGGCTTCCACGTGACAAGAACGCTGTTCGAGGATGGCCAGGACGTCATGGGTCTTGATATCGATGAAGAGAGGGTGATGGCAATAAGGCCATATTCCACCCAGGCTATTGTCGGTGACGCGACCCAGAAGGAGATGATAAAGACGCTCGGCCTCGAGGAGATGGATGCCGTGGTCGTCGGTATGGGAGGAAGGACCGAGGCCGCGACCCTGATCACGCTGTATCTCAGGGAGATCGGCGTCAAACGTATCATCGTAAAGGCGACGAATCAGGATCACGGAAAGATCCTGACAGCTGTCGGAGCTACCGATATCATCCATCCGGAGAAGGATATAGCGATAAAGATCGCGAAAAACCTCTCTTCGCCCGATATCCTCGATTTCTTTCCGATGTCGGAGGATTATATGATAGCCGAGATCGCTCCGGTCAACAGTTTCGTAGGCAAGTCTCTCGCCGAACTGCAATTAAGATCGAAATTCAATATCAATATTATAGGCATTAAAGAACTCGTGCCTGAGAACTTCGTCCTCGTACCGGCAGCCGATTTCGTGATAAAACACAGCGATATACTTCTTGTCACCGGCAAGCGGACTGATATTAAAAAGCTGGAAGAGATGAGGGAATGA
- a CDS encoding acetate--CoA ligase family protein, with product MPPITDRSVVEKVREIISVELDKGRGHLLEDKAYRIFRLIGFDTPEFLNIEEKNGILTADLASIPGDRVICKLLSPQIPHRSEHGGIAIVEKDVKELGRVFDDFSNIAGRLGAELSGMLIAELLDIDESIPWQLLLSLRQDRSFGPVIVMGLGGTGTEVYQDGLKNEKGLFIRSASRVLESADNGKYLEKTLFYPIISGSTRISPRAIIDTGKIEEALTVMASLAESFSPPSELFYGTIEELEINPLQITVDGKLVPLDALAKISRRRSDDLFPPQKKIDRLLRPEKILIIGASATRMNMGRTILANLRSDGSSIGKDDIVLLHPEESMIDGCRAFRSLGELPEKIDMTIFTIPAGDAAAALLEELISSGITESIILISGGFGELEEGKELDRKIRKAISDSRRGKGGGTVVNGPNCMGIISRPGGYNTFFLPGYKISFDGRFGRSTAVLSQSGAWLVTLISTLSAVFSPRYMVSVGNQIDLTITDYMINLKDDPGTDLFCLYLEGFKPGGGKRFLDVSREIIRSGKKIIVYKTGRTAEGAAAAASHTAAMATDHEIFDRLLAEEGVYQADTLEDIEDAVKVLTLLGTRNPGGNRVGICSDAGYECSVAADRLGSMVLAQFTPSTRTNLGKHLPAGIIDIHNPTDTTPAVTTAEFGKCVRAIIDDANTDCIIISNVAATATQENLEAGPGHDEDITRESSHPNTLIRLFNSTAKPVIVCMNEGRIYDAAVAMMEDAGIPVFRKIDRAMKAMDIFLRFSGNNDETASG from the coding sequence ATGCCCCCGATCACTGACAGGTCAGTGGTAGAGAAGGTCAGGGAGATAATCTCGGTTGAACTTGATAAGGGCCGGGGTCATCTGCTCGAGGATAAAGCATACCGGATATTCCGGCTTATCGGGTTCGATACTCCCGAATTTCTCAATATTGAAGAAAAAAACGGGATACTGACCGCTGATCTCGCCTCGATACCGGGAGACAGGGTCATCTGCAAGTTGCTATCGCCGCAGATCCCCCACCGTTCAGAGCATGGCGGGATTGCAATTGTCGAAAAGGATGTAAAGGAACTGGGCAGGGTATTTGATGATTTCTCGAATATCGCGGGCAGACTCGGCGCTGAACTGTCGGGAATGCTTATCGCGGAACTGCTCGATATAGATGAATCGATCCCCTGGCAGCTTCTGCTTTCGCTCAGGCAGGACAGATCTTTCGGCCCCGTGATCGTAATGGGCCTGGGTGGCACAGGCACGGAAGTCTATCAGGACGGATTGAAAAATGAAAAAGGACTCTTCATCAGATCGGCGTCACGCGTTCTCGAATCTGCCGATAACGGGAAGTATCTTGAGAAGACCCTTTTCTACCCGATCATCTCGGGCTCGACAAGAATCTCTCCAAGAGCGATCATCGACACCGGAAAGATAGAAGAAGCCCTCACAGTCATGGCCTCACTCGCCGAATCGTTCTCTCCCCCCTCTGAGCTCTTCTACGGTACGATCGAGGAACTTGAGATCAATCCACTTCAGATAACCGTCGATGGCAAGCTCGTACCCCTTGACGCCCTGGCAAAGATATCGAGACGCCGGTCAGATGATCTGTTCCCGCCCCAGAAGAAGATCGACCGGCTTTTAAGGCCTGAAAAAATCCTTATAATAGGGGCTTCGGCGACCAGGATGAATATGGGGAGAACGATACTCGCAAATCTTCGGTCTGATGGAAGCTCCATAGGAAAAGATGATATCGTACTCCTCCATCCTGAGGAATCGATGATAGACGGGTGCAGAGCGTTCAGAAGTCTCGGCGAGCTTCCGGAAAAAATCGACATGACGATATTTACGATCCCGGCGGGCGATGCGGCCGCGGCTCTCCTCGAAGAGCTGATCAGTTCGGGCATAACCGAATCGATCATACTTATATCGGGGGGATTCGGCGAACTCGAAGAAGGAAAAGAGCTGGACAGAAAGATCAGGAAAGCGATATCTGACAGCCGGAGAGGCAAAGGGGGCGGCACCGTCGTCAACGGCCCCAACTGCATGGGCATAATATCGAGACCGGGAGGATACAACACCTTCTTTCTTCCCGGGTACAAGATATCTTTCGATGGAAGATTCGGACGCTCCACCGCTGTACTGAGCCAGAGCGGCGCCTGGCTTGTCACTCTTATCAGCACTCTGTCGGCGGTCTTTTCGCCACGCTACATGGTGTCGGTCGGAAACCAGATCGACCTGACGATCACCGATTACATGATAAACCTCAAGGACGATCCCGGAACCGATCTTTTCTGCCTCTACCTCGAGGGGTTCAAGCCGGGCGGGGGAAAAAGATTTCTTGATGTCTCAAGAGAGATCATCCGTTCAGGAAAAAAGATCATAGTCTACAAGACGGGACGTACGGCGGAAGGGGCCGCCGCTGCCGCGTCCCATACGGCGGCAATGGCGACGGACCACGAAATCTTCGACAGGCTCCTCGCCGAAGAAGGTGTCTATCAGGCCGATACTCTCGAAGATATTGAAGATGCGGTAAAGGTCCTCACTCTGCTTGGGACAAGGAATCCGGGCGGCAACAGGGTAGGGATATGCAGCGACGCAGGTTATGAATGCTCAGTCGCCGCCGACAGGCTCGGATCGATGGTACTCGCTCAGTTCACTCCCTCGACCAGGACGAACCTGGGGAAGCATCTCCCTGCCGGCATAATCGATATCCATAATCCGACCGACACTACTCCCGCTGTGACGACAGCGGAGTTCGGAAAATGCGTCCGGGCTATAATAGACGACGCGAACACCGACTGTATAATCATATCGAACGTCGCCGCGACAGCTACCCAGGAGAACCTCGAAGCGGGGCCCGGTCACGATGAGGATATCACCAGGGAAAGCTCGCATCCCAATACCCTGATCAGACTATTCAATTCAACGGCGAAACCGGTGATCGTATGCATGAATGAGGGTAGGATATATGATGCCGCGGTAGCGATGATGGAAGATGCGGGTATCCCTGTTTTCAGAAAGATCGACCGCGCGATGAAGGCGATGGATATCTTTCTTCGCTTTTCAGGAAATAATGACGAAACCGCGTCAGGGTAA
- a CDS encoding outer membrane beta-barrel protein has protein sequence MRKSTTAVMIFLLAGILWPQAIRAGMGVRVTGGFTHISYGDFNDWIDGMNTDMAGIAEMDNITWIPEFGAEYYYSILPSLDAGIGVSMMSAGWNFDFMYGENGIELDHTVKAYPVTATVYFKPPVPFVSMKPYCYAGAGLYYSKITFSHRRTPSDPVAGYDAELTDRGFGTHLGLGIEFPVMPAVTFDLGFKIRWADLKGFEGTAENLEGDRKDVFLGNDDEEGFGPADISEKDNISEGSVDLGGYSFYVGVTIGF, from the coding sequence ATGAGAAAATCTACGACAGCTGTGATGATCTTTCTTCTGGCGGGAATCCTCTGGCCGCAGGCGATAAGGGCCGGTATGGGCGTCAGGGTCACGGGTGGTTTTACACATATTTCATACGGTGATTTCAACGACTGGATCGACGGGATGAACACTGATATGGCGGGGATCGCCGAAATGGATAATATCACCTGGATCCCCGAATTCGGCGCTGAATACTACTATTCGATCCTTCCTTCACTCGATGCCGGTATCGGGGTCTCGATGATGTCGGCAGGGTGGAATTTCGATTTCATGTACGGAGAGAACGGGATAGAGCTCGATCATACGGTAAAAGCATATCCGGTGACGGCGACGGTCTATTTCAAACCGCCGGTCCCGTTCGTAAGCATGAAACCATACTGCTACGCTGGCGCGGGTCTCTATTATTCGAAGATCACCTTCAGTCACAGGAGGACTCCTTCCGATCCTGTAGCCGGGTATGATGCCGAACTGACAGACCGCGGATTCGGGACTCATCTCGGTCTCGGGATCGAGTTCCCGGTAATGCCGGCTGTGACTTTTGATCTCGGTTTCAAGATCAGATGGGCCGATCTGAAAGGGTTTGAGGGGACAGCTGAGAATCTTGAAGGGGACAGGAAGGATGTATTTCTCGGCAACGATGACGAAGAGGGATTCGGGCCTGCCGATATCTCGGAAAAGGACAATATAAGTGAAGGTTCTGTCGACCTTGGCGGATATTCGTTTTACGTGGGAGTAACTATCGGATTCTGA